The Oscillatoria sp. FACHB-1407 genome includes a region encoding these proteins:
- the aspS gene encoding aspartate--tRNA ligase — protein MRTHYCGQLRPEHIGETVTLCGWVDRRRDHGGVIFLDLRDRSGIAQIVSDPERTPDSYETAGDLRNEYVVKITGRVTRRPEESLNSRLATGEVEVYADQIELLNAVRKQLPFQVSAAETESVREDLRLKYRYLDLRRERMSRNLQLRHEIIKTMRRFLEDEGQFIEIETPMLTRSTPEGARDYLVPSRVNPGEFYALPQSPQLFKQILMVAGFDRYYQLARCFRDEDLRADRQPEFTQLDLEMSFMTQDELIDLNERLVCYLFKHVKGVDIPRPFPRLSYAEAMDRYGSDKPDTRFGLELVDVSDLMKDSGFKVFSGAIAAGGIVKILPIPDGNDAISNVRIKPGGDLFKEATEAGAKGLAYIRVREDGEIDTIGAIKDNLTDAQKQELLARTNAKPGHLLLFGAGDTGTVNKTLDRLRQVLGRELGLIDPNKINLLWVLDFPMFEWNPDEKRLEPLHHPFTSPRPEDLSDVKTARALAHDLVFNGFEVAGGSMRIYQPELQQQVFELIGLTPEDAHNKFGFLLEAFEYGTPPHGGIAYGLDRWVMLLAGEESIRDAIAFPKTQQARCLMTNAPSSVDNKQLKELHISTVSKPKP, from the coding sequence ATGCGAACTCACTATTGCGGTCAACTCCGACCTGAACATATTGGAGAGACGGTCACACTCTGTGGATGGGTCGATCGTCGCCGCGATCATGGAGGGGTCATCTTTTTAGATTTGCGCGATCGCAGCGGCATTGCTCAGATTGTGAGCGATCCGGAGCGGACTCCAGACTCGTATGAAACCGCTGGAGATTTGCGAAACGAATATGTCGTGAAAATTACAGGTCGAGTTACCCGACGCCCTGAAGAGTCTTTAAATTCTCGGTTGGCAACAGGCGAAGTAGAAGTTTATGCCGATCAGATTGAGCTATTAAATGCCGTTCGTAAACAGTTGCCGTTTCAGGTGTCTGCGGCGGAAACCGAATCTGTGCGAGAAGATCTACGACTGAAATATCGCTATCTCGATTTGCGGCGCGAACGCATGAGTCGCAACCTGCAATTGCGCCATGAGATCATCAAAACCATGCGTCGTTTTTTGGAGGATGAGGGGCAGTTTATCGAGATCGAGACGCCCATGCTGACACGCTCTACTCCCGAAGGTGCGAGGGATTACCTGGTGCCGAGTCGAGTCAACCCCGGTGAGTTTTACGCGCTACCGCAATCACCGCAATTGTTTAAGCAAATTCTGATGGTGGCGGGGTTCGATCGCTACTATCAACTGGCGCGATGCTTCCGGGATGAAGACTTGCGGGCAGACCGTCAACCTGAATTTACCCAGCTTGACCTGGAAATGAGCTTCATGACACAGGACGAGTTGATTGACCTGAATGAACGGCTCGTTTGCTATTTGTTCAAACATGTTAAAGGGGTAGATATTCCTCGTCCTTTTCCGCGACTCTCCTATGCTGAGGCGATGGATCGCTATGGCAGTGATAAACCAGACACCCGCTTTGGGCTGGAACTGGTGGATGTGTCTGACTTAATGAAGGATTCTGGGTTTAAGGTGTTTTCAGGGGCGATCGCCGCAGGGGGCATTGTCAAGATCCTGCCGATCCCCGATGGCAACGATGCCATTTCTAACGTCCGCATCAAACCCGGTGGTGATCTCTTCAAAGAAGCGACAGAAGCAGGTGCCAAGGGGCTTGCCTACATTCGGGTGCGAGAAGATGGCGAGATCGATACCATTGGTGCAATTAAAGACAACCTGACCGATGCACAGAAACAGGAGTTGTTGGCACGAACCAATGCCAAACCAGGGCATCTTTTATTGTTTGGCGCAGGAGATACAGGAACCGTCAACAAAACGCTCGATCGCCTGCGTCAAGTGTTGGGGCGTGAGTTGGGGCTGATTGATCCCAATAAAATTAACCTGCTGTGGGTGCTCGACTTCCCCATGTTTGAGTGGAATCCTGATGAAAAGCGGCTTGAGCCATTGCATCACCCCTTTACCTCGCCTCGTCCGGAAGATTTGAGCGATGTCAAAACGGCTCGTGCCCTCGCTCATGACCTCGTCTTCAATGGCTTTGAAGTGGCAGGTGGCAGTATGCGGATCTATCAACCGGAACTGCAACAGCAGGTCTTTGAGCTGATTGGGTTGACTCCCGAAGATGCCCACAACAAATTTGGGTTCTTGTTGGAGGCGTTTGAATACGGCACTCCTCCTCACGGTGGCATTGCCTATGGGCTAGACCGATGGGTGATGTTGTTGGCAGGTGAGGAGTCGATTCGGGATGCGATCGCCTTCCCCAAAACGCAGCAAGCACGCTGTCTAATGACCAATGCGCCTTCTAGCGTTGACAATAAACAACTCAAAGAACTGCACATCAGCACTGTGTCTAAGCCAAAACCCTAG